A window of the Bdellovibrio svalbardensis genome harbors these coding sequences:
- a CDS encoding flagellar brake protein, producing MDKEIFSLISKVEEKTKLFQDLANARGEILCKGQDENLVKLRVQTYTEKTQFLDCISESQASLKNDEEFLGYFFLGGEKYYFEGKIIAYQNRYSVQLPTELYHLQRRQNYRVKVPDGYTSSFNIITVNGKASNIIGQLADISSQGCRVIYRMDNPLMKVGDQVVGHLIVGKRAPFELQGIVRHIKVDEGNKVIQTFGIEFTPLSPILENKLFAITMELHKEIFKRP from the coding sequence ATGGATAAGGAAATCTTCAGCCTAATCAGCAAAGTGGAAGAGAAAACCAAGCTCTTCCAGGACCTTGCCAATGCGCGAGGTGAAATTCTTTGCAAAGGCCAAGATGAGAACCTGGTAAAACTCCGTGTGCAGACCTACACCGAAAAGACTCAGTTTCTTGATTGCATCAGTGAATCTCAAGCCTCTCTAAAGAATGATGAAGAATTTTTGGGCTACTTCTTTCTGGGTGGTGAAAAATACTACTTCGAAGGCAAGATCATCGCTTATCAAAACAGATACTCTGTGCAACTGCCAACAGAGCTCTATCATCTGCAAAGACGTCAAAATTATCGTGTCAAAGTTCCCGATGGTTATACGTCTTCATTCAATATTATCACCGTCAACGGGAAGGCCTCAAATATCATTGGCCAACTGGCAGACATCAGCAGCCAAGGCTGTCGCGTGATCTACCGCATGGACAATCCCTTAATGAAAGTGGGTGACCAAGTCGTCGGCCATTTGATTGTGGGCAAGCGCGCCCCTTTTGAACTTCAGGGCATTGTTCGACATATCAAAGTCGATGAGGGAAACAAGGTCATTCAAACTTTCGGGATTGAGTTCACTCCTCTGTCGCCGATCCTTGAAAACAAACTCTTTGCCATCACCATGGAACTTCACAAGGAAATCTTCAAACGCCCTTAA
- the pal gene encoding peptidoglycan-associated lipoprotein Pal — protein MVRKLALGLVACALVAGCKSKQTQSNENIETAQTGQSTAIDSAPLSFDPMGSDSGKIDGLVTVHFGYDKSSLDASAKKEIAQNVEWMKKNSGAKVQIEGHCDSRGTIEYNVALGERRANAVKAYMVSLGVAADRLSTISYGKEKPVEAGDSEAAWAKNRRANFVPAQ, from the coding sequence ATGGTTCGTAAATTGGCTCTTGGTCTTGTTGCTTGCGCACTAGTTGCTGGTTGCAAATCTAAACAAACTCAATCAAACGAAAATATTGAAACGGCACAGACAGGTCAATCCACTGCGATTGATTCAGCTCCATTGAGCTTCGACCCAATGGGTTCTGATTCTGGTAAAATCGACGGTCTTGTGACTGTTCATTTCGGCTACGACAAGTCTAGCCTTGATGCTTCTGCGAAGAAGGAAATCGCTCAGAACGTTGAGTGGATGAAAAAGAATTCTGGCGCGAAAGTTCAAATCGAAGGTCACTGTGACTCTCGTGGTACTATTGAGTACAACGTAGCTTTGGGCGAACGTCGTGCTAACGCTGTTAAAGCTTACATGGTAAGCTTGGGTGTTGCTGCAGACCGTTTGAGCACAATCAGCTACGGTAAAGAAAAACCAGTTGAAGCTGGTGACTCTGAAGCGGCTTGGGCTAAAAACCGCAGAGCGAACTTCGTTCCAGCTCAGTAA
- a CDS encoding TolB-like translocation protein gives MHNCLRILSSIILLCLLALRTEAQWEVRPEIQWKVIHTPHFEVIYDANQQDLGLLYAEKLEKAFYQLRSYFSEAPEKISVVINDKTDITNGYATRLPYPHIMAYPVMPGPEESLADTGDWAFELLAHEYTHVLNFEPAGGVMKPLRAIFGNVIAPNLLLPTWWKEGLAVNMETRLGKFGRLRSTYQESAIRAMVEDQTLFNFDLAQVNEMIPSWPEGMRPYLFGSLMWSQMIADQGEKVVDELNQRHGRRVPYFVETPAREYLGVPYQVAYGTAMSQTSERAMTQLKTLREEKPTPMTIAKNSYQYISAPSISPSGKHLAFIAEDDSNSRSVKILSREDLQQSFLDSKTADTIEKFDQNLSPPLSSPDEPMSGSIQRVSWFPDSKRLVYDKIDLTNRVESFSDLYVYNLETKNTEHLSHGLRAREPAVSTDGNLIAFVKLSGGKTQLAVMKLDQESKPVEILVAAPMEERISYPTFVNAQELVFSWRNNEGSEHLYRYSFTSGKVEAILSDYPNARYARMTSEGLLFASNKNGTNNLYLADANLLTARPITHALTAFFMSDIDPARKDIFATTMTSKGFKVASILKQDWEQTPKELPQISPMFGDRLPAVTNDSEATAAAKSAVASAEIKDYSPYGYLWPQYWIPFIVGSSSETGIVLQAMTSGFDPLKKHSYSLMGSWDTRLNKGSIQGTYLNQTTPLPFALSAYRRASYLGDVNNNIEDTSLSLAALPDMFWLSRYASLQMGWQNFERSTDTSSTKRTGPFAMLSYTNYTQSGAQISPESGGGVYFGIFDFIPKDDYLTHWQYWLGGEKYLNTFLPKHHALMIRAKGVYTPEKIPSLYGVSTDALVFIPDNPLPEYIMRGYQRGQFFGRNLANVNLEYRFPFWNIYRGSGTDPLFLRRISGALVGDGVATDGLFVNTDTGKYESVSMSRSFWSAGFEARIETTIGYVFPVTLVVGVYDAFNAPKGPETVVGSSLQISGF, from the coding sequence ATGCACAATTGTTTACGCATCTTGAGTTCCATCATCTTACTCTGTCTTCTTGCACTTCGTACAGAGGCTCAATGGGAAGTTCGCCCCGAAATTCAGTGGAAAGTGATTCATACGCCTCATTTTGAGGTGATCTATGACGCCAACCAGCAGGACCTCGGACTTCTCTATGCAGAGAAACTTGAGAAAGCCTTTTATCAGCTGCGCTCGTATTTCAGTGAGGCACCTGAAAAAATCTCGGTCGTCATCAATGATAAAACCGATATCACCAACGGCTATGCAACTCGCCTGCCGTATCCACACATCATGGCCTATCCGGTTATGCCAGGACCTGAAGAAAGCTTGGCTGATACCGGAGACTGGGCTTTCGAACTTTTGGCCCACGAATACACGCACGTTCTCAACTTCGAACCCGCTGGCGGAGTGATGAAACCCTTGCGCGCCATCTTCGGCAATGTCATCGCCCCCAATCTTCTGCTGCCGACGTGGTGGAAAGAAGGTCTCGCAGTTAATATGGAGACTCGTCTTGGTAAGTTCGGTCGTTTACGTTCCACCTATCAAGAATCTGCAATACGCGCGATGGTCGAAGATCAAACTCTATTTAACTTCGACCTTGCCCAGGTGAACGAAATGATCCCTTCTTGGCCAGAGGGAATGCGACCGTATTTATTTGGATCCTTGATGTGGAGTCAGATGATTGCCGATCAAGGTGAAAAAGTCGTGGATGAGCTCAACCAACGCCACGGCCGCCGTGTGCCTTACTTTGTGGAAACACCTGCCCGCGAATACCTCGGAGTTCCCTATCAAGTTGCCTATGGAACCGCAATGTCACAGACCTCTGAGCGGGCGATGACCCAACTAAAGACTTTGCGTGAAGAAAAACCCACGCCGATGACGATAGCAAAAAACAGCTACCAATACATTAGCGCCCCTTCGATCTCTCCCAGCGGCAAACATCTGGCATTTATCGCTGAGGATGACAGCAACTCTCGCTCGGTCAAAATTCTTTCCCGCGAAGATTTGCAACAAAGCTTCCTCGATTCTAAAACCGCTGACACCATCGAAAAATTTGACCAAAACCTGTCTCCGCCATTGTCTTCTCCCGATGAACCGATGTCTGGCAGTATCCAGCGCGTCAGCTGGTTCCCCGACTCAAAGCGCTTGGTTTACGACAAGATTGACCTCACCAATCGCGTCGAAAGTTTTTCCGATCTTTACGTCTACAATCTGGAAACAAAAAATACTGAACACCTGAGCCACGGCCTCAGAGCACGCGAACCTGCCGTTTCAACAGATGGAAATTTGATCGCCTTCGTAAAACTTTCAGGCGGCAAAACACAACTGGCAGTGATGAAGCTCGATCAGGAATCAAAACCTGTGGAAATTCTGGTCGCTGCCCCTATGGAAGAACGCATTTCTTATCCGACCTTTGTAAACGCCCAGGAACTTGTGTTTTCTTGGCGCAACAACGAAGGCAGCGAGCATCTCTATCGCTATTCTTTTACAAGTGGCAAAGTCGAGGCGATCTTAAGCGACTATCCGAATGCTCGTTACGCCCGCATGACTTCCGAAGGTCTGCTGTTTGCCTCAAATAAGAATGGTACAAACAATCTGTATTTGGCCGATGCAAATCTGCTCACGGCTCGTCCGATCACTCATGCTTTGACCGCCTTCTTCATGTCGGATATTGACCCTGCCCGCAAAGATATTTTTGCGACCACGATGACCTCCAAGGGCTTCAAAGTGGCTTCGATCCTCAAACAGGATTGGGAACAAACTCCAAAAGAGCTTCCACAAATCAGCCCGATGTTTGGCGATCGTCTTCCTGCCGTGACCAATGATAGCGAAGCAACTGCCGCCGCCAAAAGTGCCGTCGCCAGTGCCGAGATCAAGGATTATTCTCCTTATGGATACTTGTGGCCTCAATACTGGATTCCCTTCATTGTCGGATCCTCCAGTGAAACCGGTATCGTTCTACAGGCGATGACTTCGGGATTTGACCCGCTGAAAAAACATTCCTATAGCCTCATGGGATCTTGGGATACGCGTTTGAATAAAGGCAGCATCCAGGGAACTTATCTCAATCAAACAACCCCTCTGCCTTTTGCGCTGTCTGCGTACCGCCGAGCTTCTTATTTAGGCGATGTGAACAACAATATCGAAGACACGTCTCTGTCGCTGGCGGCTCTGCCGGATATGTTCTGGCTGTCTCGCTATGCCAGCTTACAAATGGGTTGGCAGAATTTTGAAAGATCCACGGACACCTCTTCAACCAAACGCACCGGTCCTTTCGCGATGTTGTCGTACACCAATTACACTCAATCGGGGGCGCAAATTTCTCCTGAGAGTGGTGGCGGCGTTTACTTTGGAATTTTCGATTTTATACCTAAAGACGATTACCTGACTCATTGGCAGTACTGGCTGGGCGGTGAAAAGTATTTGAATACCTTCTTACCGAAACATCATGCCCTGATGATTCGCGCCAAAGGCGTCTATACTCCGGAAAAGATTCCTTCTTTGTACGGGGTTTCGACCGATGCTTTGGTCTTCATTCCTGACAACCCGTTGCCCGAGTACATTATGCGCGGCTATCAACGCGGGCAGTTCTTCGGAAGAAACTTGGCCAACGTGAATTTGGAGTATCGCTTCCCCTTCTGGAATATCTATCGCGGTTCAGGCACTGACCCGCTGTTCCTTCGCCGTATCTCAGGAGCCTTGGTGGGTGACGGTGTGGCCACGGACGGTCTTTTTGTAAATACCGACACTGGCAAGTATGAATCGGTCTCAATGAGTCGTTCATTCTGGAGTGCCGGCTTTGAAGCTCGTATTGAAACAACGATTGGATATGTCTTCCCGGTGACCTTGGTGGTGGGTGTTTACGATGCCTTCAATGCGCCCAAAGGACCTGAAACCGTGGTGGGTTCGAGCCTTCAGATTTCTGGGTTCTAA
- the rsmA gene encoding 16S rRNA (adenine(1518)-N(6)/adenine(1519)-N(6))-dimethyltransferase RsmA, which translates to MSTARERLKEALAILEVTAKKSLGQNFLVSDVVIQRIIDQVKDFKPEALIEVGPGPGALTYFLKQMNVPLQLIELDHVIAAYWRDQGLPVIEQDALQMDWSQFYSDKKLVFVSNLPYQISSSIVIERSLEDVGPEHMVLMFQKEVAQRIRGIARDDHYGLLSVIAQTFWKISMVTEAGARDFQPAPKVQSRVLAFSRIPTEVKNRKAFLTFVKCAFAQRRKLLKKNLTGVLNQKKITEEQLIGWLAELGFPETARAEELSPVQFVKLYQKFGFES; encoded by the coding sequence ATGAGTACCGCCCGTGAAAGACTCAAAGAAGCTTTAGCCATCTTGGAAGTAACTGCCAAAAAATCTCTCGGACAGAACTTTCTGGTCAGTGATGTGGTTATTCAAAGAATCATTGATCAAGTTAAAGATTTTAAACCGGAAGCTCTGATTGAGGTGGGCCCGGGTCCTGGCGCTTTGACTTATTTCTTAAAACAAATGAATGTGCCGCTTCAGTTGATCGAGTTGGACCATGTGATCGCCGCTTATTGGCGTGATCAAGGTTTGCCGGTCATTGAGCAGGATGCCCTGCAAATGGACTGGAGCCAGTTTTACTCTGACAAAAAATTAGTCTTCGTCAGCAATCTGCCTTATCAAATCTCTTCCAGTATCGTGATTGAACGCTCTTTGGAAGATGTGGGTCCCGAGCACATGGTTTTGATGTTCCAAAAAGAAGTGGCGCAAAGAATTCGTGGCATCGCTCGTGATGATCATTACGGACTTTTGAGTGTTATCGCACAGACTTTCTGGAAGATCTCGATGGTCACGGAAGCCGGGGCGAGGGACTTCCAGCCGGCGCCGAAGGTGCAAAGCCGGGTCTTGGCTTTCTCGCGCATTCCGACTGAGGTCAAAAACAGGAAAGCCTTCCTAACCTTCGTTAAATGCGCTTTTGCGCAAAGACGTAAGCTTCTAAAGAAGAATTTAACTGGTGTTTTAAATCAAAAAAAGATAACTGAAGAGCAGCTGATCGGCTGGTTGGCGGAACTTGGTTTCCCGGAAACCGCACGTGCCGAAGAACTCAGCCCAGTTCAATTTGTGAAGCTTTACCAGAAATTTGGATTTGAATCATGA
- a CDS encoding DUF4398 domain-containing protein produces the protein MKATRLFIGIIFLVIVGCQTVPAPVEDYSLARAAIDAARSVQAARHSPGFWHQAEEAYRKGRFYYEDRDYSKAKEQFVRARIAAEKAENSARLIRQRTGDVL, from the coding sequence GTGAAAGCGACTAGACTATTCATCGGAATTATTTTTTTGGTGATCGTTGGTTGTCAGACTGTCCCAGCACCTGTTGAAGACTACTCACTTGCTCGGGCCGCTATCGATGCGGCCCGTTCAGTTCAAGCGGCTCGCCATTCCCCAGGATTCTGGCATCAGGCGGAAGAAGCTTATCGCAAAGGTCGCTTCTATTACGAAGATCGCGACTATTCCAAAGCAAAAGAACAATTTGTACGCGCAAGGATCGCTGCTGAAAAAGCAGAGAATTCCGCTCGTCTAATTCGTCAAAGAACCGGAGATGTATTATGA
- a CDS encoding 3D domain-containing protein — MKQHICLTNVFQKSCKFVSQPLVLCALIATAQAGSSRNVCSSDVAVSSIYFIPHIKDYCRTSTPCEKFKRQVRLQGSGTLSGNRLLTYTGKTRSMGSCDTSFGASGNCLIPFISVAADPRFYSMGDIIQMPSMKGKVLTLPNGKTMVHPGFLIVHDTGGAIRGKNRFDFFTGSYSMRDPGNPFGSKGRKDLQMLDRTSCTDNKKFTVVRRGSYYYQNSLLAIEDSLRDVYSDRKVMVASNSRGAR, encoded by the coding sequence ATGAAACAACACATCTGTCTCACGAACGTTTTTCAAAAGAGCTGCAAGTTTGTATCTCAACCATTGGTGTTATGCGCGTTGATTGCAACCGCCCAAGCTGGCAGCTCTAGAAATGTCTGCAGCAGTGACGTTGCAGTTTCCAGCATCTACTTCATTCCGCATATCAAAGACTATTGCCGTACTTCTACCCCTTGTGAAAAGTTCAAACGCCAAGTGCGTCTGCAAGGTTCTGGAACTCTATCCGGGAACAGACTTCTTACTTATACTGGTAAAACTCGCTCTATGGGCTCTTGTGATACCTCATTCGGCGCCAGTGGCAATTGCTTGATTCCATTTATTTCCGTTGCCGCAGATCCAAGATTTTACAGCATGGGTGATATCATTCAAATGCCCAGCATGAAGGGCAAAGTTCTGACACTTCCGAATGGCAAAACCATGGTCCACCCCGGTTTTTTGATTGTGCATGATACAGGCGGAGCCATCAGAGGCAAAAATCGTTTTGATTTCTTCACGGGATCTTACAGCATGCGCGACCCCGGAAACCCCTTCGGATCTAAAGGCCGAAAAGACCTGCAGATGCTCGACCGCACTAGCTGTACAGACAACAAAAAATTTACGGTCGTGCGCAGAGGATCCTATTACTATCAGAATTCTTTGTTAGCGATCGAGGATTCATTGAGAGACGTTTACTCAGATCGCAAAGTGATGGTCGCATCAAACAGCCGAGGAGCAAGATAA
- a CDS encoding GNAT family N-acyltransferase — protein MEWSRSEEDLHDVLELRKICFPAIKDSLTNADLIAQHLLVRTADGLLCGAYRVTLSHQVNAFESEEDFILGDLLQKPGVKVELAWACVHPDYRDGRVIHLMWRGLSEFFKTHKVRYVFGLASITLDESDKLLDIVAYLRNQNYTISHKDIKARNGFLSDKALVLERPESSMKKRLLPSLLRAYIMAGALVCLQPVFDPDLDCYDFMTVLDVETVSAVVSNHFNF, from the coding sequence ATGGAATGGAGCCGAAGTGAAGAGGATCTTCACGATGTGCTCGAGCTTCGGAAGATATGCTTTCCTGCGATTAAGGATTCTTTGACCAATGCAGACCTTATTGCCCAGCATTTGCTTGTTCGCACTGCTGACGGATTATTGTGTGGAGCTTATCGGGTCACATTATCTCATCAAGTAAATGCCTTTGAGTCGGAAGAGGATTTTATTTTGGGTGACCTGTTACAGAAGCCCGGAGTTAAGGTTGAACTGGCTTGGGCTTGTGTTCATCCAGATTATCGTGACGGACGGGTGATTCACTTGATGTGGCGGGGGTTGAGTGAGTTTTTTAAAACTCATAAAGTCCGTTATGTATTTGGTCTGGCGAGCATCACGCTGGACGAGTCCGACAAGCTCTTAGATATCGTAGCCTATCTGAGGAATCAAAATTATACGATTTCACACAAGGACATTAAGGCTCGTAACGGATTTCTTTCTGATAAGGCCTTGGTGCTGGAGAGACCCGAATCTTCTATGAAGAAAAGACTGCTTCCCAGTCTTTTACGGGCCTACATAATGGCTGGAGCTTTGGTCTGTCTTCAGCCTGTCTTCGACCCGGATCTGGATTGTTATGATTTTATGACGGTCTTAGATGTTGAAACGGTCAGTGCCGTTGTTTCAAATCATTTCAACTTTTAG
- a CDS encoding SAM-dependent methyltransferase has protein sequence MIAYLTVEKFLPELLKELKNVRSVHGNLVLTDGPIQNAVWAHNIWLNAEIIPFESITQAAKALKGLGKLWTHYSFENHRRAELIQDQLPKLRPRVMDFLGELPKDPIGAWTLLDKNTLLAASETNSPFPLGEVQFNENKETPPSRAYLKLWELFTVYGVRPSPGQRVVDFGSCPGGWTWVLQQMGCEVISIDRAPLDEKIARLPRIRFMKTNAFNVKPEDIGAIDWFFSDIICYPEKLLELVKNWQSSGLCSNFVCTIKFQGKTDFETLAAFQGLENSRIQHLVHNKHEVTVWIRKSSA, from the coding sequence GTGATTGCTTATCTTACTGTTGAAAAATTTCTTCCGGAGCTGCTTAAAGAACTGAAAAATGTTCGCTCAGTTCACGGAAATCTGGTTCTTACCGATGGGCCCATTCAGAATGCTGTCTGGGCCCATAATATTTGGCTGAACGCCGAAATCATCCCCTTTGAATCCATCACTCAAGCGGCAAAAGCTTTGAAAGGTCTAGGCAAGCTCTGGACTCACTACTCTTTTGAGAATCACCGCCGGGCTGAACTGATTCAAGATCAGCTGCCCAAACTTCGCCCCCGGGTGATGGACTTTTTGGGTGAACTTCCCAAGGATCCAATTGGCGCGTGGACTTTGCTCGATAAGAACACCCTGCTTGCAGCCAGCGAAACCAATTCACCCTTTCCTCTGGGTGAGGTTCAATTCAATGAGAATAAAGAGACCCCTCCTTCACGGGCTTACTTGAAGTTGTGGGAACTATTCACCGTCTATGGAGTGCGCCCTTCCCCAGGCCAGAGAGTTGTCGACTTCGGCAGTTGTCCCGGTGGTTGGACTTGGGTTTTACAACAGATGGGCTGCGAGGTGATCAGTATTGATCGCGCACCTTTGGATGAAAAGATCGCCCGTCTTCCCCGCATTCGATTTATGAAGACCAATGCCTTTAATGTGAAACCCGAAGACATCGGGGCCATCGATTGGTTTTTCTCTGATATTATCTGCTATCCCGAGAAGCTTCTTGAACTTGTAAAGAATTGGCAAAGTTCAGGACTATGCTCGAACTTTGTTTGCACGATAAAATTCCAAGGTAAGACCGACTTTGAGACCCTAGCGGCATTTCAAGGTTTGGAAAACTCGCGTATCCAACATTTGGTTCACAATAAGCACGAGGTCACTGTATGGATAAGGAAATCTTCAGCCTAA
- the tsaD gene encoding tRNA (adenosine(37)-N6)-threonylcarbamoyltransferase complex transferase subunit TsaD has product MIERVLAIETSCDDTSVAIVDRSGFVHSVVAASQDLEHEMYGGIVPEIAARNHSIALIPLIEEAFKKANMSWNDIHGIAVTNRPGLIGALIVGLVTAKSLSQAKHIPFLGINHLEGHLLAPFLKDAQHTPPEDFDYPYVGLAISGGHTSLYHITGLGEYHVLGTTKDDAAGECFDKFAKMAGLGFPGGVKVDQLAKTGNPEAYEFPRSMIHDDTFDMSFSGLKSSGQRMLEQLGPERVKENLPDLCASFQEAIVDVLIAKLDKAAKFYKAKRIILTGGVSANSRLRARAEDLAKRKNLRLVIPPIRYCTDNAAMIGYVGALRMARGETSAIDLGPSPQALASDFK; this is encoded by the coding sequence GTGATTGAAAGAGTTTTAGCCATCGAGACCAGTTGTGATGATACCTCCGTAGCGATCGTGGATCGCTCGGGGTTCGTACACTCTGTGGTGGCTGCTTCGCAGGATCTGGAACATGAAATGTATGGCGGAATCGTTCCTGAAATCGCCGCTCGCAATCACTCCATCGCGTTAATCCCACTCATTGAAGAGGCTTTTAAAAAAGCCAATATGTCTTGGAACGATATTCACGGTATTGCCGTAACCAATCGTCCCGGTCTTATTGGTGCCTTGATCGTGGGTTTGGTGACCGCGAAGTCTTTGTCTCAGGCAAAACACATTCCGTTTTTGGGGATCAATCATCTTGAAGGGCATTTGCTTGCACCTTTCTTGAAAGATGCCCAACATACTCCGCCTGAAGATTTTGATTATCCTTATGTGGGTTTGGCCATCAGTGGTGGACACACCAGTCTTTATCACATCACGGGTCTGGGCGAATATCATGTTTTGGGTACTACCAAGGACGATGCTGCCGGCGAATGTTTCGATAAGTTTGCGAAGATGGCAGGCTTGGGTTTCCCGGGTGGAGTGAAAGTCGATCAGCTTGCCAAAACCGGCAACCCAGAGGCCTATGAATTTCCACGCAGCATGATTCACGACGACACTTTTGATATGAGCTTTTCCGGTTTGAAGTCTTCAGGCCAAAGAATGCTCGAACAATTAGGGCCGGAACGCGTGAAAGAGAACCTGCCGGATCTGTGTGCCTCTTTCCAAGAAGCTATCGTCGATGTCTTGATTGCAAAATTGGATAAAGCTGCAAAATTTTATAAAGCGAAACGTATTATTCTGACGGGTGGAGTGAGCGCGAACTCTCGCCTTCGTGCGCGCGCGGAAGATCTGGCGAAAAGAAAAAATCTTCGCTTGGTTATTCCGCCGATTCGTTATTGCACAGACAACGCGGCCATGATCGGTTATGTTGGCGCTCTTCGTATGGCACGTGGTGAAACGTCTGCGATTGATTTGGGTCCTTCACCGCAAGCCCTAGCATCGGATTTTAAATGA
- a CDS encoding tetratricopeptide repeat protein has translation MKSLVVVALTGLMLTGCLQTRNDVRDNEQRHVMQQQVSTLQKTNADVGNRFSDLEEEMRSLTGRVDVVENKLGQSNSGVESALKSSQQQNMDLSQKVVLLQDALVKMDKQMDAMNSEIQALKANQAAAASRASEVSSKKESRKDGYEAGQEFFTKKDWKQAILQYQKYRDESPKGSHFADATYKIGVAFQELGMKDEAKTFYDEVVSKYPKSEEARRAKIRIKGLKK, from the coding sequence ATGAAGTCACTAGTTGTTGTCGCATTAACAGGACTTATGCTGACAGGCTGCTTGCAAACCCGAAATGACGTTCGCGACAATGAACAACGTCACGTAATGCAACAACAAGTATCGACTTTGCAAAAAACCAACGCTGATGTGGGCAATCGCTTCTCTGACCTTGAAGAGGAAATGCGTTCGCTAACAGGACGTGTGGATGTTGTGGAAAACAAGCTTGGTCAAAGCAACTCTGGCGTTGAATCGGCTCTTAAAAGTTCTCAACAGCAAAACATGGACTTGAGTCAGAAAGTGGTTTTGTTGCAGGACGCTTTGGTGAAAATGGATAAGCAAATGGATGCGATGAATTCTGAAATCCAGGCTTTGAAAGCGAACCAAGCGGCAGCGGCTTCTCGCGCTTCTGAAGTGTCTTCTAAAAAAGAGTCTCGTAAAGACGGCTACGAAGCGGGCCAAGAGTTTTTCACTAAAAAAGACTGGAAACAGGCGATTCTGCAGTATCAAAAATACCGCGATGAAAGCCCCAAAGGCTCACATTTTGCGGATGCGACCTACAAAATCGGAGTCGCTTTCCAGGAATTGGGTATGAAGGACGAAGCCAAGACTTTCTACGACGAAGTTGTTAGCAAATATCCGAAGTCAGAAGAGGCCCGTCGTGCTAAGATCCGTATCAAAGGACTTAAGAAATAA
- the smpB gene encoding SsrA-binding protein SmpB — translation MSKPLSNILIIQENKKARFDYTIVETYEAGLMLMGSEVKSLRAKDVQLKDSYISFKGDEAYLQNAHIAEYKPSSYNNHAPERHRKLLMNRKELDEIYGALRERGYSCVPLKIYFKEGRAKLEIALVKGKQTHDKREAIKKRDVSDQIRSTLRRSR, via the coding sequence ATGAGTAAACCCCTCAGCAACATTCTGATCATTCAGGAAAATAAGAAAGCTCGCTTCGATTATACGATTGTTGAAACGTATGAAGCGGGTCTGATGCTTATGGGGAGTGAAGTGAAGTCCTTGCGCGCGAAAGACGTGCAGTTGAAAGACTCATATATCAGCTTTAAGGGCGATGAGGCTTACTTGCAGAATGCTCATATCGCCGAATACAAGCCTTCCAGCTACAACAATCATGCGCCGGAACGTCACCGCAAACTCTTGATGAACCGTAAAGAGCTCGATGAAATCTACGGAGCCCTCCGTGAAAGAGGCTACTCCTGTGTGCCTTTAAAAATCTATTTTAAAGAAGGTCGGGCTAAGCTTGAGATCGCTTTGGTGAAGGGTAAGCAAACCCACGATAAGCGCGAGGCGATTAAGAAGCGTGACGTTTCCGATCAAATTCGTTCGACACTAAGACGCTCTCGTTAG
- a CDS encoding YkgJ family cysteine cluster protein, translating to MKKTPHLKAFLKQYEDLLTSEEFESFDREVTRLLGYYSEVLGAYPPGAERGRKVHELINEQEALSSHIKTSCQRGCGACCHLEVEITKDDATILADSLAEGLSDGLGIDMAKLYQMSLRKRLDVAWEQGFIEANRCVFLGADNACRNYYNRPTVCRKHSVISAVDECEKKGGQPVPKLMPVAEIIMSAAVNLPNNEFGALAKMLQQTLEERALAKVQLSPLNI from the coding sequence ATGAAAAAGACTCCCCACTTGAAAGCCTTTTTGAAGCAATATGAGGATCTTCTTACATCCGAAGAGTTTGAAAGCTTTGATCGAGAGGTCACCCGACTTTTGGGGTATTACTCCGAAGTACTGGGCGCATATCCTCCCGGTGCCGAGCGAGGCCGCAAAGTTCATGAACTTATCAATGAACAGGAAGCCTTAAGCTCGCATATCAAAACAAGTTGCCAAAGGGGTTGCGGCGCCTGTTGCCATTTGGAAGTGGAGATCACTAAAGACGACGCTACAATTCTGGCGGATTCTTTGGCTGAGGGTCTATCTGATGGATTGGGTATTGATATGGCAAAGCTGTATCAGATGTCTCTGCGCAAGCGCCTTGATGTGGCTTGGGAACAGGGCTTTATCGAAGCCAATCGTTGTGTATTTTTAGGTGCCGACAATGCCTGTCGGAATTACTACAATCGACCGACTGTGTGCCGAAAGCATTCGGTGATTTCAGCAGTGGACGAGTGTGAAAAAAAGGGTGGGCAGCCAGTTCCAAAACTAATGCCCGTAGCGGAAATCATTATGAGCGCGGCAGTCAATCTACCAAATAATGAATTTGGTGCTTTGGCAAAAATGCTGCAGCAGACTTTGGAGGAAAGAGCTCTGGCCAAAGTTCAGCTCTCTCCCCTGAATATTTAG